A section of the Paramisgurnus dabryanus chromosome 4, PD_genome_1.1, whole genome shotgun sequence genome encodes:
- the LOC135746809 gene encoding uncharacterized protein isoform X3, producing the protein MEVAVPEEPQKKIFRARKTMKMSDRQQLEALHNTLSSTSPSSSSPTQTPLVNGIHSEKDKEKVKEKDLNDKETDSVSPAPDSPHSFPSPSLSVSVSPSPTPPNTQTTLPSPKNGPEKKSDEKAKDVKRESESKEDGKSEDVKVDDKEADKSEHSSSSTTPNKKGDPKKSDTEKMSDCDPEVKEGFLCLSEEDDVQAEKDEKNDQNEEKMNVDAVKEEPKDKKGTSEKTDDSPSAGTKRSLSEEEDDKEIKKERDGKRARLDGEELEAQLELKITATGGSRHKLEKMVQQLVEERLRVLQLTVFDRSIKELKERVEKIDSASKQQNALQHINTLQAKISRLAKKFGAANQASENAKRTQEVYSASAVAQATNAANMTQNALQRPKTCRTGRRRSAQMGQPVDTDNSDGDTSDTSWGDSWPRSHSPIRANEGGTQEQGRDQTFEADNCDQSIASVNHPTEIEVEVEAEPEPEPISYDWQEMTWQPTNLPFHENPEPHEWQEMNWQPTNLTFNENPEPHEWQEMNWQPTNFPFNENPGPVGEAAALISEEPKDFLELFISDLLIQNIVDQTNLYAAQCIHATDGTSQHSRIHSWKPVTVSEMKTFLGLFFLTGIIHKPELDMYWCADEMLATPYFSKVMPRNRFEIIWRFLHFNDTTGRAANDTDMLYEVRPVLDHLVSKFRELYQPNTNICIDEGMLLWRKRLALGGKNPAKSGMKSYNLRDSETGYCFNLKPYSGESSTLGDTVVSLLDRLAGHGYRLFMDNFDNFVPLSERLLDLKTQVCDTTFQENYMEVVNEWQRGYQETFAKQKPECFMDFNNAVNGVDGMDEKIGYYPFVRRSQEWTKKFVTYLFQISLFNAFVIYKAKNPQGNCKTLLSFIKSVVKSWTSQEQVGGGEDRGTTFFVPPTECTITPRAPYNLDPRNRVHEIFAVHALVPIVSGSNKKRTTRRCRVCARKGLRRESSFYCKGCCVPLHSGECYTAYHSKVDYSV; encoded by the exons ATGGAAGTAGCTGTACCAGAGGAACCTCAGAAGAAAATCTTCCGTGCGCGAAAAACGATGAAGATGAGTGATCGGCAGCAGCTGGAAGCATTGCACAACACCCTGAGCTCCACTTCACCATCTTCCTCCTCACCTACCCAAACGCCGCTGGTGAACGGCATCCACAGCGAGAAGGACAAGGAGAAAGTAAAGGAGAAAGACTTGAATGATAAAGAGACGGACTCTGTGTCACCTGCCCCTGATTCACCTCACTCTTTTCCTTCTCCatctctttctgtctctgtctctccATCTCCCACTCCACCCAACACACAGACCACCTTACCTTCTCCTAAAAATGGTCCAGAGAAGAAGAGCGATGAGAAGGCCAAGGACGTgaaaagagagagcgagagcaaAGAGGACGGAAAGAGTGAGGACGTTAAAGTGGACGACAAAGAA GCTGATAAATCCGAGCATTCCAGTTCTTCAACAACACCGAATAAAAAGGGAGACCCCAAAAAATCAGATACGGAGAAAATGAGTG ACTGCGATCCAGAAGTCAAAGAGGGATTTCTGTGCCTGAGCGAAGAGGACGACGTCCAGGCAGAGAAAGATGAAAAGAACGACCAAAATGAGGAGAAGATGAATGTTGATGCGGTGAAAGAGGAACCAAAAGATAAGAAGGGGACTTCTGAAAAGACAG ATGACAGTCCTTCTGCTGGTACAAAGAGATCCTTGTCAGAAGAGGAAGATGACAAAGAAAtcaagaaagaaagagatggaAAGCGAGCAAGGTTGGATGGCGAGGAGCTGGAGGCTCAGCTGGAGCTGAAAATTACAGCCACCGGTGGGAGCCGACATAAACTGGAGAAG ATGGTACAGCAGTTAGTAGAGGAACGATTACGGGTGCTGCAGTTGACTGTATTTGACCGTAGCATAAAAGAGCTGAAAGAGAGAGTGGAGAAGATCGACTCTGCAAGCAAGCAGCAAAATGCCCTACAGCATATAAACACACTACAG GCTAAGATATCCCGGCTTGCAAAAAAGTTTGGTGCTGCTAACCAGGCCTCGGAGAACGCAAAGAGAACTCAAGAG GTTTATTCTGCATCTGCTGTTGCTCAGGCCACCAATGCTGCCAACAtgacccagaatgcactgcaacG ACCAAAAACTTGTCGAACTGGACGAAGACGAAGTGCACAGATGGGTCAACCTGTGGATACTGATAATTCAGACGGCGATACGTCGGACACTTCGTGGGGAGATTCATGGCCAAGGTCTCATTCTCCGATCCGAGCGAATGAAG GTGGAACACAGGAACAAGGCAGAGATCAGACATTTGAAGCAGACAATTGTGACCAATCAATAGCTTCTGTGAACCATCCAACTGAAATTGAAGTTGAAGTTGAAGCTGAACCTGAACCTGAACCCATCAGTTATGATTGGCAAGAAATGACCTGGCAGCCAACAAACCTTCCTTTCCATGAGAATCCAGAGCCTCATGAGTGGCAAGAAATGAACTGGCAGCCAACAAACCTTACTTTCAATGAGAATCCCGAGCCTCATGAGTGGCAAGAAATGAACTGGCAGCCAACAAACTTTCCTTTCAATGAGAATCCTGGGCCTGTCGGTGAAGCTGCTGCTCTTATTTCAGAAGAACCTAAAGACTTTCTTGAGTTGTTCATTTCTGATTTACTGATTCAAAACATTGTCGATCAGACTAACCTGTATGCAGCTCAGTGTATTCATGCCACGGATGGCACTTCACAACATTCTAGAATTCATTCATGGAAGCCTGTCACAGTTTCAGAAATGAAAACCTTCCTGGGGCTGTTTTTTCTTACCGGTATCATTCATAAGCCTGAACTTGATATGTACTGGTGTGCAGATGAAATGTTAGCTACCCCCTACTTCAGCAAGGTCATGCCTCGCAACCGGTTTGAAATCATATGGCGATTTCTTCACTTCAATGATACTACAGGAAGGGCAGCCAATGATACCGACATGCTGTACGAAGTCAGGCCTGTCTTAGATCACCTAGTGTCCAAATTTCGTGAATTGTATCAGCCTAACACAAACATTTGCATTGATGAGGGTATGCTTCTGTGGCGTAAACGCCTAGCATTGGGAGGGAAAAATCCTGCCAAATCTGGAATGAAATCCTACAACTTGCGCGATTCTGAAACGGGGTACTGTTTTAACTTGAAGCCCTATTCTGGAGAAAGTTCTACCCTGGGAGACACTGTCGTCTCTCTTCTTGATCGCCTAGCAGGTCATGGTTACAGGTTGTTTATGGATAATTTTGACAACTTTGTACCACTGTCTGAGCGCCTACTTGATTTGAAAACCCAAGTTTGTGATACAACATTCCAAGAGAACTACATGGAAGTTGTCAATGAATGGCAGAGAGGCTACCAAGAAACATTTGCAAAGCAAAAACCAGAATGCTTTATGGATTTTAATAATGCAGTAAATGGAGTTGACGGAATGGATGAAAAGATTGGGTACTACCCTTTTGTCAGGAGGTCCCAAGAGTGGACAAAGAAATTTGTCACATATCTGTTTCAGATCAGTTTGTTCAATGCTTTTGTCATTTACAAAGCAAAAAACCCGCAAGGTAACTGTAAAACTCTCCTCTCTTTCATCAAGAGTGTTGTAAAATCGTGGACCAGCCAAGAACAGGTTGGTGGTGGGGAAGACAGAGGGACGACCTTTTTTGTCCCTCCAACTGAGTGCACCATCACTCCTAGGGCACCATACAACCTTGACCCTAGAAATAGGGTGCATGAAATTTTTGCAGTCCATGCGCTTGTTCCAATTGTGTCCGGTTCCAACAAGAAACGAACGACGAGAAGATGCAGGGTTTGTGCACGTAAGGGTTTACGAAGGGAGAGCTCGTTTTACTGCAAAGGTTGTTGCGTCCCCTTACATTCTGGGGAGTGTTACACGGCTTATCACTCAAAGGTTGATTACAGTGTTtga
- the LOC135746809 gene encoding uncharacterized protein isoform X2, with product MEVAVPEEPQKKIFRARKTMKMSDRQQLEALHNTLSSTSPSSSSPTQTPLVNGIHSEKDKEKTTLPSPKNGPEKKSDEKAKDVKRESESKEDGKSEDVKVDDKEADKSEHSSSSTTPNKKGDPKKSDTEKMSGEEMADVDDALVTTASFGDGSEEKKDTSNKSFNSSLSASPSSGIDCDPEVKEGFLCLSEEDDVQAEKDEKNDQNEEKMNVDAVKEEPKDKKGTSEKTDDSPSAGTKRSLSEEEDDKEIKKERDGKRARLDGEELEAQLELKITATGGSRHKLEKMVQQLVEERLRVLQLTVFDRSIKELKERVEKIDSASKQQNALQHINTLQAKISRLAKKFGAANQASENAKRTQEVYSASAVAQATNAANMTQNALQRPKTCRTGRRRSAQMGQPVDTDNSDGDTSDTSWGDSWPRSHSPIRANEGGTQEQGRDQTFEADNCDQSIASVNHPTEIEVEVEAEPEPEPISYDWQEMTWQPTNLPFHENPEPHEWQEMNWQPTNLTFNENPEPHEWQEMNWQPTNFPFNENPGPVGEAAALISEEPKDFLELFISDLLIQNIVDQTNLYAAQCIHATDGTSQHSRIHSWKPVTVSEMKTFLGLFFLTGIIHKPELDMYWCADEMLATPYFSKVMPRNRFEIIWRFLHFNDTTGRAANDTDMLYEVRPVLDHLVSKFRELYQPNTNICIDEGMLLWRKRLALGGKNPAKSGMKSYNLRDSETGYCFNLKPYSGESSTLGDTVVSLLDRLAGHGYRLFMDNFDNFVPLSERLLDLKTQVCDTTFQENYMEVVNEWQRGYQETFAKQKPECFMDFNNAVNGVDGMDEKIGYYPFVRRSQEWTKKFVTYLFQISLFNAFVIYKAKNPQGNCKTLLSFIKSVVKSWTSQEQVGGGEDRGTTFFVPPTECTITPRAPYNLDPRNRVHEIFAVHALVPIVSGSNKKRTTRRCRVCARKGLRRESSFYCKGCCVPLHSGECYTAYHSKVDYSV from the exons ATGGAAGTAGCTGTACCAGAGGAACCTCAGAAGAAAATCTTCCGTGCGCGAAAAACGATGAAGATGAGTGATCGGCAGCAGCTGGAAGCATTGCACAACACCCTGAGCTCCACTTCACCATCTTCCTCCTCACCTACCCAAACGCCGCTGGTGAACGGCATCCACAGCGAGAAGGACAAGGAGAAA ACCACCTTACCTTCTCCTAAAAATGGTCCAGAGAAGAAGAGCGATGAGAAGGCCAAGGACGTgaaaagagagagcgagagcaaAGAGGACGGAAAGAGTGAGGACGTTAAAGTGGACGACAAAGAA GCTGATAAATCCGAGCATTCCAGTTCTTCAACAACACCGAATAAAAAGGGAGACCCCAAAAAATCAGATACGGAGAAAATGAGTGGTGAGGAGATGGCTGATGTGGATGACGCTCTTGTGACCACAGCCTCTTTTGGTGACGGTTCAGAAGAGAAAAAGGACACAAGCAATAAAAGTTTCAACTCTTCTCTCTCTGCCTCTCCTTCTTCTGGGATAGACTGCGATCCAGAAGTCAAAGAGGGATTTCTGTGCCTGAGCGAAGAGGACGACGTCCAGGCAGAGAAAGATGAAAAGAACGACCAAAATGAGGAGAAGATGAATGTTGATGCGGTGAAAGAGGAACCAAAAGATAAGAAGGGGACTTCTGAAAAGACAG ATGACAGTCCTTCTGCTGGTACAAAGAGATCCTTGTCAGAAGAGGAAGATGACAAAGAAAtcaagaaagaaagagatggaAAGCGAGCAAGGTTGGATGGCGAGGAGCTGGAGGCTCAGCTGGAGCTGAAAATTACAGCCACCGGTGGGAGCCGACATAAACTGGAGAAG ATGGTACAGCAGTTAGTAGAGGAACGATTACGGGTGCTGCAGTTGACTGTATTTGACCGTAGCATAAAAGAGCTGAAAGAGAGAGTGGAGAAGATCGACTCTGCAAGCAAGCAGCAAAATGCCCTACAGCATATAAACACACTACAG GCTAAGATATCCCGGCTTGCAAAAAAGTTTGGTGCTGCTAACCAGGCCTCGGAGAACGCAAAGAGAACTCAAGAG GTTTATTCTGCATCTGCTGTTGCTCAGGCCACCAATGCTGCCAACAtgacccagaatgcactgcaacG ACCAAAAACTTGTCGAACTGGACGAAGACGAAGTGCACAGATGGGTCAACCTGTGGATACTGATAATTCAGACGGCGATACGTCGGACACTTCGTGGGGAGATTCATGGCCAAGGTCTCATTCTCCGATCCGAGCGAATGAAG GTGGAACACAGGAACAAGGCAGAGATCAGACATTTGAAGCAGACAATTGTGACCAATCAATAGCTTCTGTGAACCATCCAACTGAAATTGAAGTTGAAGTTGAAGCTGAACCTGAACCTGAACCCATCAGTTATGATTGGCAAGAAATGACCTGGCAGCCAACAAACCTTCCTTTCCATGAGAATCCAGAGCCTCATGAGTGGCAAGAAATGAACTGGCAGCCAACAAACCTTACTTTCAATGAGAATCCCGAGCCTCATGAGTGGCAAGAAATGAACTGGCAGCCAACAAACTTTCCTTTCAATGAGAATCCTGGGCCTGTCGGTGAAGCTGCTGCTCTTATTTCAGAAGAACCTAAAGACTTTCTTGAGTTGTTCATTTCTGATTTACTGATTCAAAACATTGTCGATCAGACTAACCTGTATGCAGCTCAGTGTATTCATGCCACGGATGGCACTTCACAACATTCTAGAATTCATTCATGGAAGCCTGTCACAGTTTCAGAAATGAAAACCTTCCTGGGGCTGTTTTTTCTTACCGGTATCATTCATAAGCCTGAACTTGATATGTACTGGTGTGCAGATGAAATGTTAGCTACCCCCTACTTCAGCAAGGTCATGCCTCGCAACCGGTTTGAAATCATATGGCGATTTCTTCACTTCAATGATACTACAGGAAGGGCAGCCAATGATACCGACATGCTGTACGAAGTCAGGCCTGTCTTAGATCACCTAGTGTCCAAATTTCGTGAATTGTATCAGCCTAACACAAACATTTGCATTGATGAGGGTATGCTTCTGTGGCGTAAACGCCTAGCATTGGGAGGGAAAAATCCTGCCAAATCTGGAATGAAATCCTACAACTTGCGCGATTCTGAAACGGGGTACTGTTTTAACTTGAAGCCCTATTCTGGAGAAAGTTCTACCCTGGGAGACACTGTCGTCTCTCTTCTTGATCGCCTAGCAGGTCATGGTTACAGGTTGTTTATGGATAATTTTGACAACTTTGTACCACTGTCTGAGCGCCTACTTGATTTGAAAACCCAAGTTTGTGATACAACATTCCAAGAGAACTACATGGAAGTTGTCAATGAATGGCAGAGAGGCTACCAAGAAACATTTGCAAAGCAAAAACCAGAATGCTTTATGGATTTTAATAATGCAGTAAATGGAGTTGACGGAATGGATGAAAAGATTGGGTACTACCCTTTTGTCAGGAGGTCCCAAGAGTGGACAAAGAAATTTGTCACATATCTGTTTCAGATCAGTTTGTTCAATGCTTTTGTCATTTACAAAGCAAAAAACCCGCAAGGTAACTGTAAAACTCTCCTCTCTTTCATCAAGAGTGTTGTAAAATCGTGGACCAGCCAAGAACAGGTTGGTGGTGGGGAAGACAGAGGGACGACCTTTTTTGTCCCTCCAACTGAGTGCACCATCACTCCTAGGGCACCATACAACCTTGACCCTAGAAATAGGGTGCATGAAATTTTTGCAGTCCATGCGCTTGTTCCAATTGTGTCCGGTTCCAACAAGAAACGAACGACGAGAAGATGCAGGGTTTGTGCACGTAAGGGTTTACGAAGGGAGAGCTCGTTTTACTGCAAAGGTTGTTGCGTCCCCTTACATTCTGGGGAGTGTTACACGGCTTATCACTCAAAGGTTGATTACAGTGTTtga